A window of Steroidobacteraceae bacterium genomic DNA:
ACGTCGTCGATGTGCGACTGGTGCGCAAACTCCGTCGCACCATCACGTTGGATGAGTTGCGCAAGCATGTGCGCAAGCTCGATGGCCTGCTGTTGTTGCAACGTGGCAATCGACTTTCAATCACTCCGGTGAGTGAAGGACACTGGCAGTACATACTCAAACTCGAATGAAGCGTGACCGGGGTCACGTTGTGTCACTGGATGCCACTTACTTGTAATTTATTTCTTCGTGTATATACTCCGACCTCGGACTAACCTGTAAATGGAGATGACAATGGCAAAACGTAAAGCCAAGAAGAAAGCGAAGAAAGCCGCCAAGAAGAAGTAAGGCTTTTTTCAGACCTTCGCGGCGAGCGGGATTTCCTGCTCGCCGCCTTCAGATTCCAGACGATGCCCGCGCAAGCGGGCATCGTCTTTTTTGTCTCTGGCAACCGTCCCTTCGGCATGGCAGCATCGCGCCTGGATGGCACAGATACAGGACAACAAGAAGCGTCTGGCTGCGGCAGCCGCAATCGATTTCGTAACCCCGGCTGCCGTGCTCGGGGTAGGCACCGGGTCGACGGTCAACATCTTCATCGAACTGCTGCTGGCTTCGGAACGCCGGCCAGGCGCTGCCGTTTCGAGCTCCGAAGCCACAACCAGGGCCCTGCGAGCGGGCGGAATCGACGTGCTGGACCTGAACGATGCCGGTGAACTCGACCTGTACGTCGATGGCGCGGACGAAGCCACCTGGCAGCGCGAACTGATCAAGGGTGGCGGCGGCGCCCTCACCCGCGAGAAGATCGTTGCAGGAGCATCGCGTCGCTTCGTCTGCATGATCGATGACAGCAAGCTGGTGAGCCGACTGGGTGCCTTCGGCGTTCCGGTCGAGGTCATACCGATGGCGCGCGAGCATGTCGCCCGGAAGTTGCGCGCCCTGGGCGGTACACCCCAGTGGCGACGAGATGTCACGACCGACAACGGCAACCAGATCATCGACCTCAAGGGACTCAGCATTGCGGACCCGGCCGCGCTCGAGGCCGAGATCAATCAGATCGCGGGTGTGGTGAGTGTTGGCATATTCGCGACCCGCGGTGCCGATGTGCTGCTCATCGGCACGGCGAGCGGTTGCGAACAACGCTGAAAATGAACGGGCCCGCACGAGGCGGGCCCGAGTATGGCTGGGGGACTAGGATTCGAACCTAGGTTAGCGGAGTCAGAGTCCGCTGTCCTACCACTAGACGATCCCCCAATGGATGCGCGTGACAGGCCGACGGACCGCGATCAGCGCTTCGAGTACTGCGTTCCGCGCCGCGCCTTGCGACGGCCAACCTTCTTGCGCTCGACTTCGCGCGCATCGCGCGTGACGAAACCGGCAGCCCGCAGGGGTTTGCGCAGATTTTCGTCGTACTCGATCAGGGCGCGCGTGATGCCGTGGCGGATTGCGCCTGCCTGCCCGGTGGTGCCGCCGCCGCTTACCCGCGCGACCACGTCGAACCGGCTTTGCATCTCGATGGTCTCGAGCGGTTGTCGCACGATCATGCGGCCTGTTTCGCGACCGAAGAACTCTTCGAGCGGTCGGTCATTGACGGTGATCTTGCCGCTCCCGGGCCGCAGATAGACCCGCGCTGCCGCGGTCTTGCGTCGTCCGGTTCCGTAGGGTTGAGTCGAGGCCATGGCTGGGATCGTCCTTCTGAGATGGGGTTAGAGCTCGAGCGCCTTCGGCTGCTGAGCAGAGTGCGGGTGGCTGTCGCCGGCGAACACATGCAATTTGCGAAACATGCGCCGGCCCAGGGTGTTCTTCGGCAGCATGCCTTTGACGGCGAACTGGATGGCCCGCTCCGGGCGTTGCTCGAGAAGCTTGCCGAGCGCTATCGACTTGAGATTGCCGATGAACCCCGTGTGCCGGTAGTAGATCTTGTCGTTGAGCTTGTTGCCCGTAACAGCGACCTTGCCGGCATTGATCACCACGATGTGATCGCCCATGTCCACGTGCGGGCTGTAGTCGGCCTTGTGCTTGCCGCGCAGGCGATGGGCGATTTCAGTGGCAAGGCGCCCGAGCGTCTTGCCCGAGGCGTCGACCAGGTACCAGTCGCCGCGTACGGCGCCAGGCTTGGCGAACTGAGTCTTCATATGCTTAGAACCTTGGGGGTCCGGGGGTACCAAAAAAGGCCGGGAAGTGTACTTGAAGCCACCCTGCCAATGCAAAGTGGCGGTCCGGGGCGGGACTCGGCCCCTGCCCCCGTGGGGACATATAATGAGTGCATGCGCGAATTGGGGCCCCTCGACCAGCTTCTGGGCACACTTGGGCAGGCACTCGGCGCCCTGGCGGCCCCGCCGGTGGCTCGCCGCCGCGCCCCCGCCGCAGCACAGGACAGTCTCAGCGAACCCGCCCGGCGCGAGGCCGCGGGCCTCATGCGTGTCAACCACGCCGGCGAGGTCGCGGCCCAGGCCTTGTACCAGGGCCAGGCCTTGTTCGCGCGCGATGCAGGGACGCGCGATTTTCTCCATCGAGCGGCCGCCGAGGAGCAGGATCATCTCGCCTGGTGCGAGGAGCGCCTGCATGAACTCGGCAGCCAACCATCGCTGTTGAAACCCCTCTGGTATGCCGGTTCATTTGCGATCGGCACGATCGCAGGACTCGCGGGCGATCGCGTGAGCCTCGGCTTCGTGCGCGAAACCGAGAGCCAGGTCGAAGCGCATCTGCATGGCCATCTCGAACGTCTGCCTGCGGATGATCACAGGAGCCGCAGCATCGTTGCCGCGATGTGCAGCGACGAAGCGGCGCACGGTGCGAACGCTGCTGCCGCCGGTGGCATCGAGCTGCCCGCGCCAGTGCAGTCACTGATGCGGGCAGCGGCGCGCGTAATGACCAGCACAGCCTATTGGCTTTGAATATGTAATAATTCGCCGCCAGTCGATGCCAGGCATCGGCCATGGCGGACCCTGGGGAGACGTTGCGCTAATGGAAGAGAACATCAAGCCACTGAGCGAGATTCCGGCAATCAACCGGTTTTTGAGCTATTGCCGTATTCGGACAGTGCCATCCAAGACCGTGGTGATCCACGCTGGCGACATGCCCGATGTCCTTTACTACATCATCTCCGGCTCGGTCGAGGTGATGATCGAGGACGAGGAAGGCAATGAAATGGTCCTCGCCTATCTCAACAAGGGACAGTTCTTTGGCGAAATGGGACTGTTCTACGAACAGCCGACGCGCAGCGCCTGGGTACGTACGCGCAACCAGTGTGAGCTGGCCGAAATGACCTATCCGCGTTTTCGGCAGATCGCGGCGGAAAGCCCGGGGCTCATTTTCGAGCTGGCGACCCAGCTGGCGACGCGCCTCGATCGCACCAATCGCAAGTTGGGTGACCTCGCCTTCGTCGACGTTACCGGCCGTGTCGCTCATGCCATCATGGATCTGTGCGGCGAGCCCGATGCCATGACGCATCCCGAGGGCATGCAGATCAAGGTGTCGCGGCAGGAACTGTCGCGACTGGTCGGCTGCTCACGTGAAATGGCGGGACGGGTGCTCAAGGTGCTCGAGGAGCAAGGCCTGTTGCGCGCCACCGGCAAGACCATCGTGGTGTTCAATGCGCGCCCGAAAATGAAAACGCGCCCGGTCGTCGTACCGGCCACCGGGAAGGCGAGTCCGGCGGCGGTGCGCAGCAGCTACGACGACGATGATGATGACGACGACGAGGATTGAATCGCGCGCCGCATGGCGCTGATGGTCGCGGCATAATCGCCGCTGCCGAATATTGCCGATCCGGCGACGAAGGTGTCGGCCCCCGCACCCGCTATGGCGCCGATGTTGTCCACCTTGACGCCACCATCGATCTCCAGCCGCACCGGCCGCGCGCCCGCATCGATCCGGCGGCGAATCGCGCGCAGCTTCTCGAGCGCGAGCGGTATGAACTGCTGGCCCGCGAATCCGGGATTGACCGACATCACCAGCACCAGATCGAGCTCGGCAAGCGTGTAATCGAGCACATCGAGCGGTGTCGCCGGGTTCAGTACCAGGCCCGCCCGGCAGCCTGCGGCATGGATGAGCTCGATGCTACGGTCGACGTGATCGCTGGCCTCGGGATGGAAGGATATGTAGGTCGCTCCGGCGCGTGCGAACTCGCTGATCAATGCATCCACGGGCCGCACCATCAGGTGCACGTCGATCGGCGCGCTGATCCCGTGCTTGCGCAGTGCACTGCACACCAGCGGACCGACTGTGAGGTTCGGCACGTAGTGATTGTCCATGACGTCGAAATGAATGAGGTCGGCCCCGGCACGCAGCACCGCCTCGACTTCCTCGCCCAGGCGGGCAAAGTCGGCTGACAGTATCGACGGGGCTATCCAGGGCTTGGCGGGCACAGGCGCTAGTCTACGCGACTCACTGGCGAGGTTCAGCCGGTCCCGCGCGTCTTGCGTATGAGGTCATAGGCCTCGATGATCTGCCGGGTTCGCTCCTTGGCATGTTCGAGCATGGACTCGGGCAGGCCGTTGGCTTTGAGCTTGTCCGGATGGTGGCGCGACAACTGACGCCGGTAGGCTTTGGCGACTTCCGGGTCCGTGGCCGTGTCGTTGATCTCGAGCACTTCGTAGGCATCACGTAATGCACCCTGGCGCGCAGCGGCACTCGACGGTTCGGCGCCTGCGGTCGAGCCCCGAATGCGCAGCACAGCCTCGAGATGCGCGAGCTCGAGTGCCGAGACGCCGAGACTGGCGCCGATGCGTTGCAGGATCTGGCGCGCAGGTCCTGCCATGTCGCTGCCGCCGAGCGCGGCGCGCAACTGGATTTCCATGAATATGCGGCGCAGGTCGGCGCGGCCGCGGCAGGCACGCTGCAACGAGGCGACAGCATCGCCGAGCGCAAAGCCCGGCGCCTTGCCGCGTCCGAAGCATTCGATGGCGGCGCGCCGCGAAGCATCGTCGAGTTTCAGTTGCTCCATGATCGCGCTTGCCGCGGCGATCTCCGCCTCGGACACGCGGCCATCCGCCTTCGCCACATAGCCCATGATTTCGAAGGTGGCGGCGAAGAAGCGCTGCGCGACCTCGGCGGGCGGCAGCTGTGGCGCCAGCTCATCGCTGCCATCGGCTGCATGATCGAACTGATGGCCGAGCAGGCCGCCGACGAGCGCGCCGATTGGGCCACCCGCGAACAGCCCGATCACACCGCCGATCAATTTACCCGTCCATCTCGCCATGTCCTGCCCCGCAAGCGGTCGTCTTGACCGTACGCGCCTGGCG
This region includes:
- the rpiA gene encoding ribose-5-phosphate isomerase RpiA, with product MAQIQDNKKRLAAAAAIDFVTPAAVLGVGTGSTVNIFIELLLASERRPGAAVSSSEATTRALRAGGIDVLDLNDAGELDLYVDGADEATWQRELIKGGGGALTREKIVAGASRRFVCMIDDSKLVSRLGAFGVPVEVIPMAREHVARKLRALGGTPQWRRDVTTDNGNQIIDLKGLSIADPAALEAEINQIAGVVSVGIFATRGADVLLIGTASGCEQR
- the rpsI gene encoding 30S ribosomal protein S9, producing MASTQPYGTGRRKTAAARVYLRPGSGKITVNDRPLEEFFGRETGRMIVRQPLETIEMQSRFDVVARVSGGGTTGQAGAIRHGITRALIEYDENLRKPLRAAGFVTRDAREVERKKVGRRKARRGTQYSKR
- the rplM gene encoding 50S ribosomal protein L13; translated protein: MKTQFAKPGAVRGDWYLVDASGKTLGRLATEIAHRLRGKHKADYSPHVDMGDHIVVINAGKVAVTGNKLNDKIYYRHTGFIGNLKSIALGKLLEQRPERAIQFAVKGMLPKNTLGRRMFRKLHVFAGDSHPHSAQQPKALEL
- the coq7 gene encoding 2-polyprenyl-3-methyl-6-methoxy-1,4-benzoquinone monooxygenase, with product MRELGPLDQLLGTLGQALGALAAPPVARRRAPAAAQDSLSEPARREAAGLMRVNHAGEVAAQALYQGQALFARDAGTRDFLHRAAAEEQDHLAWCEERLHELGSQPSLLKPLWYAGSFAIGTIAGLAGDRVSLGFVRETESQVEAHLHGHLERLPADDHRSRSIVAAMCSDEAAHGANAAAAGGIELPAPVQSLMRAAARVMTSTAYWL
- the rpe gene encoding ribulose-phosphate 3-epimerase → MPAKPWIAPSILSADFARLGEEVEAVLRAGADLIHFDVMDNHYVPNLTVGPLVCSALRKHGISAPIDVHLMVRPVDALISEFARAGATYISFHPEASDHVDRSIELIHAAGCRAGLVLNPATPLDVLDYTLAELDLVLVMSVNPGFAGQQFIPLALEKLRAIRRRIDAGARPVRLEIDGGVKVDNIGAIAGAGADTFVAGSAIFGSGDYAATISAMRRAIQSSSSSSSSSS
- the djlA gene encoding co-chaperone DjlA, which codes for MARWTGKLIGGVIGLFAGGPIGALVGGLLGHQFDHAADGSDELAPQLPPAEVAQRFFAATFEIMGYVAKADGRVSEAEIAAASAIMEQLKLDDASRRAAIECFGRGKAPGFALGDAVASLQRACRGRADLRRIFMEIQLRAALGGSDMAGPARQILQRIGASLGVSALELAHLEAVLRIRGSTAGAEPSSAAARQGALRDAYEVLEINDTATDPEVAKAYRRQLSRHHPDKLKANGLPESMLEHAKERTRQIIEAYDLIRKTRGTG